The DNA window AGGTCTGGATAGCGCGTGGTCGCGAGCAGCACGCGGGCTTCGGAGAGAATCTGTACTCGGCGCGTGGCTTTGGCCTCGTCGGAACGGGCACGCACTTGAATAACCATAAGTCAATTATACCGCGTCGATAGGGGAAACGTCTGATTGCCTCTCCCATGTTAAGCAGCTTGACAAACTAACCGACGGTCAATAAAGTTAATTGACTGCGGGTTACTCAGCCGAGGTGGGTCGCACGATCCGTCCTGCTGTCCCGATACCGTTCATCCAGTCAAGGAGTCGTCATGTCTGTTTCTGCCCAGCCCACGCCGTCCCAGCCGCAGCCCGCCCACCGTCCCACCGCCCTGATCACCGGGGCCAGCGGCGGCATCGGGGAGAGTTTTGCCCGCCTGCTCGCGGCCCGCCGCATCGATCTCGTGCTGGTGGCACGCACCGCCAGCAAACTCGAAGCGCTGGCACAGGAACTTTCGGCGGCGCACGGAGTTCAGGCCGTGGTCATCGCGCAGGATCTGACGCACCCGGACGCGGCGCAGAACATCGAAACGCGTGTGCAGCAGCTCGGCCTGAACATCGATTTTCTGATCAACAATGCGGGCTTCGCGTCATACGGCGAGTTTCGTACCCTGCCGCTGCGCCACGAACTCGACATGATTCAGGTCAATATCGCCGCCCTCACCGAGCTGACACACCGGTTTCTGCCGGGTATGGTCGAACGTCGCCGGGGCCGGGTGGTGAACGTGGCGAGTACGGCGGCGTTTCTGCCGGGGCCGCTGATGGCGGTCTACTACGCCAGCAAGGCCTACGTGCTCAGTTTTT is part of the Deinococcus sp. KNUC1210 genome and encodes:
- a CDS encoding SDR family oxidoreductase encodes the protein MSVSAQPTPSQPQPAHRPTALITGASGGIGESFARLLAARRIDLVLVARTASKLEALAQELSAAHGVQAVVIAQDLTHPDAAQNIETRVQQLGLNIDFLINNAGFASYGEFRTLPLRHELDMIQVNIAALTELTHRFLPGMVERRRGRVVNVASTAAFLPGPLMAVYYASKAYVLSFSEALNEEVRGSGVNVTALCPGPVATGFQDRAQMQDSKLLDAGNPMLAPMMSADEVAREGVEAMLAGQAVRVVGRMNKLQTLTPRFLPRSVLPRLIKQLQSRKP